The Poecilia reticulata strain Guanapo linkage group LG13, Guppy_female_1.0+MT, whole genome shotgun sequence genome has a segment encoding these proteins:
- the limk1a gene encoding LIM domain kinase 1a isoform X3 produces the protein MVGDLFFWSFCCLRLWRRDKKVAGEQKYHPECFSCLNCRAFIGDGDTYALVERSKLYCGHCYYQTIVTPVSLPDSPHSRIPHTVTLVSIPASCEGNNGCRGRGFSVAIDQPLSPANGFNPEHGRTVRVSQVDPDCISPDVKNSIHVGDKILEINGTPIHNVPLDEIDLLIQETSRLLQLTIEHDPHAQEGGSSEAEDQVDGCLSTPVSDGPTPTLPIAQAPNPDISNLKSRIITRSYSIDKSPGSSNAASPVSHRKDINRSESLRVVSNRTHRIFRPSDLIHGEVLGKGCFGQAIKVTHKETGEVMVMKELIRFDDETQRTFLKEVKVMRCLDHPNVLKFIGVLYKDKRLNFIAEYIKGGTLREIIKKMDSNFPWNQRVSFAKDIAAGMAYLHSMNIIHRDLNSHNCLVREDHTVVVADFGLARLMVDDKCENKLTQGKLSGLKKPDRRKRYTVVGNPYWMAPEMIHGKSYDERVDIFSFGIMLCEVIGRVNADPDYLPRAMDFGLNISGFLENYYPPNCPPAFFPIAALCCDLDADKRPAFSKLEEWLENLKMHLDIGLPLMSELDQLHKAFWEHHSIPRPENGLHTHPEQPE, from the exons ATGGTGGGAGACTTGTTTTTCTGGAGCTTCTGCTGTCTCAGGCTGTGGAGACGGGACAAGAAG GTTGCAGGAGAACAGAAGTATCACCCAGAATGCTTCAGCTGTCTGAACTGCAGGGCATTTATCGGTGATGGAGACACATACGCGCTTGTGGAGAGATCCAAACTGTACTG CGGTCACTGTTACTACCAGACCATCGTGACGCCCGTGTCGCTGCCGGACTCGCCACACTCCCGGATCCCGCACACCGTCACGCTCGTGTCCATCCCTGCCTCATGCGAGGGCAACAACGGATGCAGAGGGCGAGGCTTTTCTGTGGCGATTGACCAGCCGCTCAGCCCCGCCAACGGCTTCAACCCGGAGCACGGACGCACCGTCAGGGTGTCCCA AGTGGATCCTGACTGCATCAGCCCAGACGTAAAAAACTCCATCCATGTTGGGGACAAGATCCTGGAAATCAATGGGACACCCATTCACAACGTTCCTCTGGATGAG ATCGACCTGCTCATCCAGGAGACCAGccggctgctgcagctcaccATCGAACATGACCCTCACGCTCAAGAGGGGGGCTCCTCGGAGGCCGAGGATCAGGTGGACGGCTGCCTGTCCACCCCGGTGTCGGACGGCCCCACCCCCACCCTGCCGATCGCCCAGGCCCCCAACCCTGACATCAGCAACCTGAAATCACGCATAATCAC GCGGAGCTACAGCATTGATAAGTCACCGGGCTCCAGCAACGCAGCATCGCCCGTCTCACACAGGAAGGACATCAATCGGTCGGAGTCTCTCCGGGTCGTCTCTAATCGGACTCACCGCATCTTCCGCCCGTCTGACCTCATCCACGGAGAAGTCCTCGGAAAGGGATGCTTCGGACAAGCCATAAAG GTGACCCACAAGGAAACGGGGGAGGTGATGGTGATGAAGGAGTTGATTCGTTTTGACGACGAAACACAGAGAACATTCCTGAAAGAG GTGAAGGTGATGCGCTGCCTGGATCACCCCAACGTGCTCAAGTTCATCGGAGTCCTGTACAAAGACAAGAGACTCAACTTCATCGCAGAGTACATAAAGGGAGGAACCCTGAGGGAAATAATCAAGAAGATG GACAGTAACTTTCCCTGGAACCAGAGGGTCAGTTTTGCGAAGGACATTGCTGCTGGAATG GCATATTTGCATTCAATGAACATAATCCACCGGGACCTGAACTCGCACAACTGTCTAGTCCGAGAG GACCACACCGTGGTGGTGGCAGACTTCGGCCTGGCTCGGCTCATGGTGGAcgataaatgtgaaaataagcTGACACAGGGAAAACTGTCGGGCCTGAAGAAGCCCGACCGCAGGAAGAGGTACACGGTGGTGGGAAACCCCTACTGGATGGCTCCGGAGATGATCCACG GCAAAAGCTACGATGAGAGAGTGGACATCTTTTCCTTTGGTATTATGCTATGTGAG GTCATTGGTCGGGTCAACGCAGATCCAGATTACCTCCCCAGAGCGATGGACTTTGGGCTGAACATTTCTGGTTTCCTGGAGAACTACTATCCTCCCAATTGTCCCCCTGCCTTCTTTCCTATTGCTGCTTTGTGCTGTGACCTCGATGCAGACAAAAG ACCTGCATTCTCTAAACTGGAGGAGTGGCTGGAGAACCTCAAGATGCACTTGGACATTGGTCTGCCGCTGATGTCCGAACTGGACCAGTTGCACAAGGCCTTCTGGGAGCACCACAGCATCCCGCGCCCTGAGAACGGCCTGCACACTCATCCGGAGCAACCCGAGTGA
- the limk1a gene encoding LIM domain kinase 1a isoform X2 encodes MRLMLLCCTWKDERMGEEEAGGSLPECAGCKERIYDEQYLQALNADWHTICFRCCECSASLSHWYYEKDGRLYCKKDYWAKFGELCHGCNDPITTGLIMVAGEQKYHPECFSCLNCRAFIGDGDTYALVERSKLYCGHCYYQTIVTPVSLPDSPHSRIPHTVTLVSIPASCEGNNGCRGRGFSVAIDQPLSPANGFNPEHGRTVRVSQVDPDCISPDVKNSIHVGDKILEINGTPIHNVPLDEIDLLIQETSRLLQLTIEHDPHAQEGGSSEAEDQVDGCLSTPVSDGPTPTLPIAQAPNPDISNLKSRIITRSYSIDKSPGSSNAASPVSHRKDINRSESLRVVSNRTHRIFRPSDLIHGEVLGKGCFGQAIKVTHKETGEVMVMKELIRFDDETQRTFLKEVKVMRCLDHPNVLKFIGVLYKDKRLNFIAEYIKGGTLREIIKKMDSNFPWNQRVSFAKDIAAGMAYLHSMNIIHRDLNSHNCLVREDHTVVVADFGLARLMVDDKCENKLTQGKLSGLKKPDRRKRYTVVGNPYWMAPEMIHGKSYDERVDIFSFGIMLCEVIGRVNADPDYLPRAMDFGLNISGFLENYYPPNCPPAFFPIAALCCDLDADKRPAFSKLEEWLENLKMHLDIGLPLMSELDQLHKAFWEHHSIPRPENGLHTHPEQPE; translated from the exons GTGTTGCGAGTGCAGCGCCTCGCTTTCCCACTGGTACTACGAGAAAGATGGACGGCTGTACTGCAAGAAGGATTACTGGGCCAAGTTCGGGGAGCTGTGCCACGGCTGCAACGACCCGATCACCACCGGCCTCATCATG GTTGCAGGAGAACAGAAGTATCACCCAGAATGCTTCAGCTGTCTGAACTGCAGGGCATTTATCGGTGATGGAGACACATACGCGCTTGTGGAGAGATCCAAACTGTACTG CGGTCACTGTTACTACCAGACCATCGTGACGCCCGTGTCGCTGCCGGACTCGCCACACTCCCGGATCCCGCACACCGTCACGCTCGTGTCCATCCCTGCCTCATGCGAGGGCAACAACGGATGCAGAGGGCGAGGCTTTTCTGTGGCGATTGACCAGCCGCTCAGCCCCGCCAACGGCTTCAACCCGGAGCACGGACGCACCGTCAGGGTGTCCCA AGTGGATCCTGACTGCATCAGCCCAGACGTAAAAAACTCCATCCATGTTGGGGACAAGATCCTGGAAATCAATGGGACACCCATTCACAACGTTCCTCTGGATGAG ATCGACCTGCTCATCCAGGAGACCAGccggctgctgcagctcaccATCGAACATGACCCTCACGCTCAAGAGGGGGGCTCCTCGGAGGCCGAGGATCAGGTGGACGGCTGCCTGTCCACCCCGGTGTCGGACGGCCCCACCCCCACCCTGCCGATCGCCCAGGCCCCCAACCCTGACATCAGCAACCTGAAATCACGCATAATCAC GCGGAGCTACAGCATTGATAAGTCACCGGGCTCCAGCAACGCAGCATCGCCCGTCTCACACAGGAAGGACATCAATCGGTCGGAGTCTCTCCGGGTCGTCTCTAATCGGACTCACCGCATCTTCCGCCCGTCTGACCTCATCCACGGAGAAGTCCTCGGAAAGGGATGCTTCGGACAAGCCATAAAG GTGACCCACAAGGAAACGGGGGAGGTGATGGTGATGAAGGAGTTGATTCGTTTTGACGACGAAACACAGAGAACATTCCTGAAAGAG GTGAAGGTGATGCGCTGCCTGGATCACCCCAACGTGCTCAAGTTCATCGGAGTCCTGTACAAAGACAAGAGACTCAACTTCATCGCAGAGTACATAAAGGGAGGAACCCTGAGGGAAATAATCAAGAAGATG GACAGTAACTTTCCCTGGAACCAGAGGGTCAGTTTTGCGAAGGACATTGCTGCTGGAATG GCATATTTGCATTCAATGAACATAATCCACCGGGACCTGAACTCGCACAACTGTCTAGTCCGAGAG GACCACACCGTGGTGGTGGCAGACTTCGGCCTGGCTCGGCTCATGGTGGAcgataaatgtgaaaataagcTGACACAGGGAAAACTGTCGGGCCTGAAGAAGCCCGACCGCAGGAAGAGGTACACGGTGGTGGGAAACCCCTACTGGATGGCTCCGGAGATGATCCACG GCAAAAGCTACGATGAGAGAGTGGACATCTTTTCCTTTGGTATTATGCTATGTGAG GTCATTGGTCGGGTCAACGCAGATCCAGATTACCTCCCCAGAGCGATGGACTTTGGGCTGAACATTTCTGGTTTCCTGGAGAACTACTATCCTCCCAATTGTCCCCCTGCCTTCTTTCCTATTGCTGCTTTGTGCTGTGACCTCGATGCAGACAAAAG ACCTGCATTCTCTAAACTGGAGGAGTGGCTGGAGAACCTCAAGATGCACTTGGACATTGGTCTGCCGCTGATGTCCGAACTGGACCAGTTGCACAAGGCCTTCTGGGAGCACCACAGCATCCCGCGCCCTGAGAACGGCCTGCACACTCATCCGGAGCAACCCGAGTGA